A genomic segment from Ruficoccus amylovorans encodes:
- the bioB gene encoding biotin synthase BioB: MTTLDQLKEIYNLPLTTLILRAQEVHHRHQDPAGVQLCTLKSIKTGKCSEDCKYCPQSAHNDTGLEPEKLLDTERVMFDARRAKADGATRFCMGAAWRKVYTNSQFENILETVSSVKALDLEVCCTLGMLDVNQARALKDAGCDVYNHNIDSSREFYSKIITTRTYDDRLNTIKNVREAGMEVCCGGILGMGESVDDRLKMLLELANMDPQPDSVPINALVAVKGTPLEDQPFVDSIEFVRTIATARIAMPYSIVRLSAGRSQMSEEMHALCYLAGANSIFLGDRLLTTENPRQHEDRKLLDKLGLHDMHPDKAREIHARSKAQSESCGCESASAESAVVVEAGKAAEPVLS, encoded by the coding sequence ATGACGACACTCGACCAACTGAAGGAAATCTACAACCTGCCCCTGACGACGCTGATCCTGCGAGCCCAGGAGGTGCACCACCGCCATCAGGACCCGGCGGGCGTGCAGCTGTGCACGCTCAAGTCGATCAAAACCGGCAAGTGCTCCGAGGACTGCAAGTACTGCCCGCAGTCTGCGCACAATGACACCGGGCTGGAGCCGGAAAAGCTGCTCGATACCGAGCGGGTTATGTTCGACGCCCGCCGGGCCAAGGCCGACGGGGCCACGCGCTTCTGCATGGGCGCGGCCTGGCGCAAGGTTTACACCAACAGCCAGTTCGAGAACATCCTCGAAACCGTCTCTTCGGTCAAGGCGCTCGACCTGGAGGTCTGCTGCACGTTGGGCATGCTCGATGTCAATCAGGCCCGCGCCCTCAAGGACGCCGGTTGCGACGTTTATAACCACAACATCGACAGCTCGCGCGAATTTTACAGCAAAATCATCACCACCCGCACCTACGACGACCGCCTCAACACGATCAAGAACGTGCGCGAGGCCGGGATGGAAGTCTGCTGCGGCGGCATCCTCGGGATGGGAGAAAGCGTCGATGACCGGCTGAAAATGCTCCTTGAGCTGGCCAACATGGACCCGCAGCCCGACTCCGTGCCGATCAACGCCCTGGTCGCCGTCAAGGGCACGCCGCTGGAGGATCAGCCCTTTGTGGACAGCATCGAGTTCGTGCGCACCATTGCCACGGCCCGCATCGCCATGCCGTACTCCATCGTCCGCCTCTCGGCCGGACGCAGCCAGATGTCCGAGGAAATGCACGCCCTGTGCTACCTCGCCGGGGCCAACAGCATCTTCTTGGGCGACCGCCTGCTGACCACGGAAAACCCGCGCCAGCACGAGGACCGCAAACTGCTGGACAAGCTCGGCCTGCACGACATGCACCCGGATAAGGCCCGCGAGATCCACGCTCGCAGCAAGGCCCAGTCCGAGAGCTGCGGCTGCGAATCCGCCTCTGCGGAATCCGCTGTCGTCGTCGAGGCCGGGAAAGCCGCCGAGCCCGTCCTTTCCTGA
- the bioD gene encoding dethiobiotin synthase: MPVFVITGNDTGVGKTRVTAALARELSRLGGAVQIVKPVETGILPGGHGDAETALRHASGKAEAHTLFRFAEPMSPPDAAKREGFTLTLESMLERYRRLPPAAWRLVEGAGGIASPLDTEGRDVCDFAAAIGADALILVVEHRLGAICQARLAHAYAARAGVPVWLWLNQIRPESEAVLLSNREALTGYNLPLCAVLGPDAQEPDWLERPWQATPSR; the protein is encoded by the coding sequence ATGCCCGTCTTCGTCATTACCGGCAACGACACCGGCGTGGGCAAGACCCGCGTCACTGCCGCGCTGGCGCGTGAACTCTCGCGCCTGGGCGGAGCCGTGCAGATCGTCAAGCCGGTCGAAACGGGCATTCTGCCCGGCGGCCACGGGGACGCCGAGACGGCCCTGCGTCACGCCTCCGGCAAGGCCGAGGCGCACACGCTGTTCCGTTTCGCCGAGCCGATGTCGCCGCCCGACGCGGCGAAGCGCGAGGGCTTTACCCTCACGTTGGAGTCGATGCTGGAGCGCTACCGCCGCCTTCCTCCCGCCGCCTGGCGGCTGGTCGAGGGCGCGGGCGGGATCGCCTCGCCGCTCGACACCGAGGGGCGCGATGTGTGCGACTTTGCCGCCGCTATCGGGGCGGACGCGCTCATCCTCGTGGTGGAGCACCGGCTGGGAGCGATTTGCCAGGCCCGTCTGGCGCACGCCTACGCGGCGCGGGCGGGCGTCCCGGTCTGGCTCTGGCTGAACCAGATCCGGCCCGAGTCGGAAGCGGTTCTCCTGTCCAACCGCGAGGCTCTGACCGGTTACAACCTGCCCCTGTGCGCCGTGCTTGGTCCCGACGCGCAGGAGCCCGACTGGCTGGAGCGGCCATGGCAAGCGACGCCTTCCCGGTGA